The following proteins are encoded in a genomic region of Salvelinus namaycush isolate Seneca chromosome 12, SaNama_1.0, whole genome shotgun sequence:
- the LOC120057442 gene encoding ATP-sensitive inward rectifier potassium channel 15-like encodes MTTKKADFQRRIVSKDGHNQVRIDNVEGMVKLYLHDIWTTVVDMKWRYKLTLFSSTFVMTWFLFGVIFYFIGMGNGDFKGELLSNHTPCIMNVETLTGAFLFSLESQTTIGYGFRYITDECPLAIFVLVVQLVTTGLAEIFVTGAFLAKLARPKKRAETIKFSQSAVICRHDGKLCLMVRVANMRKSLLIQCQLIGKLLSPNVTEEGEKTLIHQTAVDFYMDSCGECPFLILPLTFYHVLDEGSPLAGLTAERLRTRDFELLVTLNATMESTAATCQSRTSFVPQEILWGYEFKPVLFSTPSGRYVADFNFFDKVQLSSDPTLLSNNTEKLKLEEVYKKE; translated from the coding sequence ATGACCACCAAGAAGGCAGATTTCCAGCGGAGGATTGTCTCCAAGGATGGACACAACCAAGTGCGCATTGACAATGTGGAGGGCATGGTAAAGCTCTATCTCCACGACATCTGGACCACGGTGGTGGACATGAAGTGGCGCTACAAGCTCACACTGTTCTCCTCCACCTTCGTCATGACCTGGTTCCTCTTCGGCGTAATATTCTACTTCATCGGCATGGGCAACGGTGACTTCAAGGGTGAGCTGCTGTCCAACCACACTCCGTGCATCATGAATGTTGAGACCCTTACCGGCGCCTTCCTCTTCTCCCTGGAGTCGCAGACCACCATTGGCTACGGTTTCCGCTACATTACCGATGAGTGTCCGCTGGCCATCTTCGTCCTGGTGGTCCAGCTGGTCACCACGGGCCTGGCTGAGATCTTCGTGACCGGGGCCTTCCTGGCCAAGCTGGCACGACCCAAGAAGCGGGCCGAGACTATCAAGTTCAGCCAGTCGGCGGTGATCTGCCGGCATGATGGCAAGCTATGTCTGATGGTGCGTGTGGCCAACATGAGGAAAAGCCTGCTGATCCAGTGCCAGCTGATCGGCAAGCTGCTTTCGCCCAACGTGACCGAGGAGGGCGAGAAGACTCTGATCCACCAGACAGCTGTGGACTTCTACATGGACTCATGCGGGGAGTGCCCCTTCCTAATCCTGCCCCTCACATTCTATCACGTGTTGGATGAAGGCAGCCCGCTGGCGGGGCTGACCGCTGAGAGGTTGCGGACGCGCGACTTTGAGCTGCTGGTCACCCTCAACGCCACCATGGAGTCCACGGCAGCCACGTGTCAGAGCCGCACATCGTTCGTTCCCCAGGAGATCCTGTGGGGCTACGAGTTCAAGCCCGTGCTCTTCAGCACCCCCAGTGGCCGGTACGTGGCCGACTTTAACTTCTTTGACAAGGTGCAGTTAAGCAGCGACCCGACACTCCTCAGCAACAACACAGAGAAGCTGAAACTGGAGGAGGTGTACAAGAAGGAATAA
- the LOC120057002 gene encoding transcriptional regulator Erg-like isoform X3, with product MASTIKEALSVVSEDQSLFECTYGTPHHAKAEMAAAAAASEYGQTAKMSPRVHQQDWLSQPPARVTIKMECNSGQVNGNRNSPDECSVGKNGKLSSGGDGSTPVTYSSYLEDKHIAPPNMTTNERRVIVPADPTLWSTEHVRQWLEWAVKEYGLLDVDVALFHNMDGKDLCKMSKEDFQRLTLSYNADILLSHLHYLRERGASFIFPNTTVYPTDNSPRVSARPDLAYEAARRSGWPTQAVSSTKGSQPSPVIVTKTEEQRPQLDPYQILGPTSSRLANPDVGRDSNKPQSADIALLLSFKGSGQIQLWQFLLELLSDSTNSGCITWEGTNGEFKMTDPDEVARRWGERKSKPNMNYDKLSRALRYYYDKNIMTKVHGKRYAYKFDFHGIAQALQPHPPESSMYKYPSDLSYMSTYHAHQQKVNFVTPHPQALPVTSSSFFAAPNPYWNSPTGGIYPNTRHPGAHMPSHLGTYY from the exons ATGGCCAGCACCATTAAG GAAGCATTGTCGGTGGTGAGTGAGGACCAGTCGCTGTTCGAGTGCACCTACGGAACGCCCCACCACGCCAAGGCTGAGATGGCGGCGGCGGCGGCGGCCAGCGAGTACGGCCAGACGGCCAAGATGAGCCCCAGGGTGCACCAGCAGGACTGGCTGTCCCAGCCGCCCGCCCGCGTCACCATCAAGATGGAGTGCAACAGTGGACAGGTCAACGGCAACAG AAACTCTCCTGACGAATGCAGCGTGGGGAAGAACGGGAAGCTGTCCAGTGGAGGAGATGGCAGCACCCCTGTCACTTACAGCAGTTACCTGGAGGACAAGCACATCGCTCCCCCCAACATGACCACCAATGAGCGCCGTGTCATTGTTCCCGCAG ATCCCACACTCTGGTCCACGGAGCATGTACGCCAGTGGCTGGAGTGGGCAGTTAAGGAGTATGGCTTGCTGGACGTGGACGTGGCTCTCTTCCACAACATGGACGGCAAGGACCTGTGCAAGATGAGCAAGGAGGACTTCCAGAGGCTCACGCTCAGCTACAACGCAGACATCCTGCTCTCCCACCTGCACTACCTCAGAGAGA GAGGTGCAAGTTTTATTTTCCCCAACACTACCGTTTATCCCACTGACAACTCCCCCAGAGTCTCTGCTAGGCCAG ACCTGGCATATGAAGCAGCCAGAAGATCTGGATGGCCTACACAAGCTGTATCTTCCACCAAAG GTTCCCAGCCCTCCCCAGTCATTGTCACCAAAACAGAGGAGCAGAGGCCTCAGCTAG ATCCTTATCAGATCCTGGGGCCCACGAGCAGCAGGCTGGCAAACCCCG ACGTTGGCCGGGACTCAAACAAACCGCAATCCGCCGACATCGCACTACTCTTGAGCTTTAAAG GCTCGGGACAGATACAGTTGTGGCAGTTCCTGCTGGAGCTCCTGTCAGACAGCACCAACTCCGGCTGCATCACCTGGGAGGGCACCAATGGCGAGTTCAAGATGACCGACCCTGACGAGGTGGCGAGGCGCTGGGGCGAGAGGAAGAGCAAGCCCAACATGAACTACGACAAGCTGAGCCGCGCCCTGCGCTACTACTACGACAAGAACATCATGACCAAGGTGCACGGCAAGCGCTACGCCTACAAGTTTGACTTCCACGGCATcgcccaggccctgcagccccacCCGCCAGAGTCCTCCATGTACAAGTACCCCTCCGATCTGTCCTACATGAGCACCTACCATGCACACCAGCAGAAGGTCAACTTCGTCACGCCCCACCCTCAAGCGCTACCCGTCACATCCTCCAGCTTCTTTGCTGCCCCCAACCCCTACTGGAACTCCCCCACCGGAGGTATCTACCCCAACACCCGGCACCCAGGCGCTCACATGCCCTCCCACCTGGGCACGTACTATTAG
- the LOC120057002 gene encoding transcriptional regulator Erg-like isoform X1, which translates to MASTIKEALSVVSEDQSLFECTYGTPHHAKAEMAAAAAASEYGQTAKMSPRVHQQDWLSQPPARVTIKMECNSGQVNGNRNSPDECSVGKNGKLSSGGDGSTPVTYSSYLEDKHIAPPNMTTNERRVIVPADPTLWSTEHVRQWLEWAVKEYGLLDVDVALFHNMDGKDLCKMSKEDFQRLTLSYNADILLSHLHYLRETPLPHLTSDDVDKALQNSPRLMHARNTGGASFIFPNTTVYPTDNSPRVSARPDLAYEAARRSGWPTQAVSSTKGSQPSPVIVTKTEEQRPQLDPYQILGPTSSRLANPDVGRDSNKPQSADIALLLSFKGSGQIQLWQFLLELLSDSTNSGCITWEGTNGEFKMTDPDEVARRWGERKSKPNMNYDKLSRALRYYYDKNIMTKVHGKRYAYKFDFHGIAQALQPHPPESSMYKYPSDLSYMSTYHAHQQKVNFVTPHPQALPVTSSSFFAAPNPYWNSPTGGIYPNTRHPGAHMPSHLGTYY; encoded by the exons ATGGCCAGCACCATTAAG GAAGCATTGTCGGTGGTGAGTGAGGACCAGTCGCTGTTCGAGTGCACCTACGGAACGCCCCACCACGCCAAGGCTGAGATGGCGGCGGCGGCGGCGGCCAGCGAGTACGGCCAGACGGCCAAGATGAGCCCCAGGGTGCACCAGCAGGACTGGCTGTCCCAGCCGCCCGCCCGCGTCACCATCAAGATGGAGTGCAACAGTGGACAGGTCAACGGCAACAG AAACTCTCCTGACGAATGCAGCGTGGGGAAGAACGGGAAGCTGTCCAGTGGAGGAGATGGCAGCACCCCTGTCACTTACAGCAGTTACCTGGAGGACAAGCACATCGCTCCCCCCAACATGACCACCAATGAGCGCCGTGTCATTGTTCCCGCAG ATCCCACACTCTGGTCCACGGAGCATGTACGCCAGTGGCTGGAGTGGGCAGTTAAGGAGTATGGCTTGCTGGACGTGGACGTGGCTCTCTTCCACAACATGGACGGCAAGGACCTGTGCAAGATGAGCAAGGAGGACTTCCAGAGGCTCACGCTCAGCTACAACGCAGACATCCTGCTCTCCCACCTGCACTACCTCAGAGAGA CTCCACTTCCTCACTTGACTTCCGATGATGTTGACAAAGCCTTACAAAACTCCCCGCGGTTAATGCATGCTCGCAACACAG GAGGTGCAAGTTTTATTTTCCCCAACACTACCGTTTATCCCACTGACAACTCCCCCAGAGTCTCTGCTAGGCCAG ACCTGGCATATGAAGCAGCCAGAAGATCTGGATGGCCTACACAAGCTGTATCTTCCACCAAAG GTTCCCAGCCCTCCCCAGTCATTGTCACCAAAACAGAGGAGCAGAGGCCTCAGCTAG ATCCTTATCAGATCCTGGGGCCCACGAGCAGCAGGCTGGCAAACCCCG ACGTTGGCCGGGACTCAAACAAACCGCAATCCGCCGACATCGCACTACTCTTGAGCTTTAAAG GCTCGGGACAGATACAGTTGTGGCAGTTCCTGCTGGAGCTCCTGTCAGACAGCACCAACTCCGGCTGCATCACCTGGGAGGGCACCAATGGCGAGTTCAAGATGACCGACCCTGACGAGGTGGCGAGGCGCTGGGGCGAGAGGAAGAGCAAGCCCAACATGAACTACGACAAGCTGAGCCGCGCCCTGCGCTACTACTACGACAAGAACATCATGACCAAGGTGCACGGCAAGCGCTACGCCTACAAGTTTGACTTCCACGGCATcgcccaggccctgcagccccacCCGCCAGAGTCCTCCATGTACAAGTACCCCTCCGATCTGTCCTACATGAGCACCTACCATGCACACCAGCAGAAGGTCAACTTCGTCACGCCCCACCCTCAAGCGCTACCCGTCACATCCTCCAGCTTCTTTGCTGCCCCCAACCCCTACTGGAACTCCCCCACCGGAGGTATCTACCCCAACACCCGGCACCCAGGCGCTCACATGCCCTCCCACCTGGGCACGTACTATTAG
- the LOC120057002 gene encoding transcriptional regulator Erg-like isoform X2 — protein MASTIKEALSVVSEDQSLFECTYGTPHHAKAEMAAAAAASEYGQTAKMSPRVHQQDWLSQPPARVTIKMECNSGQVNGNRNSPDECSVGKNGKLSSGGDGSTPVTYSSYLEDKHIAPPNMTTNERRVIVPADPTLWSTEHVRQWLEWAVKEYGLLDVDVALFHNMDGKDLCKMSKEDFQRLTLSYNADILLSHLHYLRETPLPHLTSDDVDKALQNSPRLMHARNTGGASFIFPNTTVYPTDNSPRVSARPDLAYEAARRSGWPTQAVSSTKGSQPSPVIVTKTEEQRPQLDPYQILGPTSSRLANPGSGQIQLWQFLLELLSDSTNSGCITWEGTNGEFKMTDPDEVARRWGERKSKPNMNYDKLSRALRYYYDKNIMTKVHGKRYAYKFDFHGIAQALQPHPPESSMYKYPSDLSYMSTYHAHQQKVNFVTPHPQALPVTSSSFFAAPNPYWNSPTGGIYPNTRHPGAHMPSHLGTYY, from the exons ATGGCCAGCACCATTAAG GAAGCATTGTCGGTGGTGAGTGAGGACCAGTCGCTGTTCGAGTGCACCTACGGAACGCCCCACCACGCCAAGGCTGAGATGGCGGCGGCGGCGGCGGCCAGCGAGTACGGCCAGACGGCCAAGATGAGCCCCAGGGTGCACCAGCAGGACTGGCTGTCCCAGCCGCCCGCCCGCGTCACCATCAAGATGGAGTGCAACAGTGGACAGGTCAACGGCAACAG AAACTCTCCTGACGAATGCAGCGTGGGGAAGAACGGGAAGCTGTCCAGTGGAGGAGATGGCAGCACCCCTGTCACTTACAGCAGTTACCTGGAGGACAAGCACATCGCTCCCCCCAACATGACCACCAATGAGCGCCGTGTCATTGTTCCCGCAG ATCCCACACTCTGGTCCACGGAGCATGTACGCCAGTGGCTGGAGTGGGCAGTTAAGGAGTATGGCTTGCTGGACGTGGACGTGGCTCTCTTCCACAACATGGACGGCAAGGACCTGTGCAAGATGAGCAAGGAGGACTTCCAGAGGCTCACGCTCAGCTACAACGCAGACATCCTGCTCTCCCACCTGCACTACCTCAGAGAGA CTCCACTTCCTCACTTGACTTCCGATGATGTTGACAAAGCCTTACAAAACTCCCCGCGGTTAATGCATGCTCGCAACACAG GAGGTGCAAGTTTTATTTTCCCCAACACTACCGTTTATCCCACTGACAACTCCCCCAGAGTCTCTGCTAGGCCAG ACCTGGCATATGAAGCAGCCAGAAGATCTGGATGGCCTACACAAGCTGTATCTTCCACCAAAG GTTCCCAGCCCTCCCCAGTCATTGTCACCAAAACAGAGGAGCAGAGGCCTCAGCTAG ATCCTTATCAGATCCTGGGGCCCACGAGCAGCAGGCTGGCAAACCCCG GCTCGGGACAGATACAGTTGTGGCAGTTCCTGCTGGAGCTCCTGTCAGACAGCACCAACTCCGGCTGCATCACCTGGGAGGGCACCAATGGCGAGTTCAAGATGACCGACCCTGACGAGGTGGCGAGGCGCTGGGGCGAGAGGAAGAGCAAGCCCAACATGAACTACGACAAGCTGAGCCGCGCCCTGCGCTACTACTACGACAAGAACATCATGACCAAGGTGCACGGCAAGCGCTACGCCTACAAGTTTGACTTCCACGGCATcgcccaggccctgcagccccacCCGCCAGAGTCCTCCATGTACAAGTACCCCTCCGATCTGTCCTACATGAGCACCTACCATGCACACCAGCAGAAGGTCAACTTCGTCACGCCCCACCCTCAAGCGCTACCCGTCACATCCTCCAGCTTCTTTGCTGCCCCCAACCCCTACTGGAACTCCCCCACCGGAGGTATCTACCCCAACACCCGGCACCCAGGCGCTCACATGCCCTCCCACCTGGGCACGTACTATTAG